In Oreochromis niloticus isolate F11D_XX linkage group LG5, O_niloticus_UMD_NMBU, whole genome shotgun sequence, a single window of DNA contains:
- the acot8 gene encoding acyl-coenzyme A thioesterase 8 isoform X2: MSFVCKLQVSAMIWCRRRFQTNMAEKELGGSHESSGLIAKNNILEAKEALKSEQDEVSQRRNSQYQQDLKSVLVTSVLNLEKLDVDLYRGTHHWVPRTQRLFGGQIVGQALVAAAKSVSDSLYAHSLHCYFVRAGDPKVPVLYQVDRTRDGRSFTVRSVKAIQHGQPILICQASFQTLQPSPLQHQFPMPVVPPPEDLLTVEELIHHYLSKPDLAEEAKKGLKKLLANEVPIEIKPVNPAHFYRLGPEQPRRLFWGRARGHIGEGNMKLHCCVAAYVSDYALLGTALLPYPEYRAKFAASLDHSMWFHSTFRSDEWMLYECESPWAGSSRGLVQGRMWRRDGVLAASCSQEGVLRVKPVTEPSKL, encoded by the exons tgTAGAAGACGTTTCCAAACAAACATGGCGGAGAAAGAACTCGGCGGAAGTCATGAAAGTAGCGGTTTAATCgctaaaaacaatattttggAAGCTAAGGAGGCACTGAAATCAGAACAAGATGAAGTTTCGCAGAGACGTAACTCTCAGTATCAGCAGGACCTGAAAAGCGTCCTCGTCACCAGCGTTTTAAACCTGGAGAAGCTGGATGTCGACCTGTACCG GGGGACCCACCACTGGGTGCCCCGCACTCAGCGTCTGTTTGGAGGTCAGATAGTTGGCCAGGCCCTGGTGGCTGCAGCCAAGTCTGTCAGCGACAGCCTGTATGCCCACTCTCTGCACTGCTACTTTGTGCGAGCAG GTGATCCGAAGGTTCCGGTGCTTTACCAGGTGGACCGCACACGAGACGGCCGCAGCTTCACCGTGCGCTCTGTGAAAGCCATCCAGCATGGACAGCCCATACTAATCTGCCAAGCCTCCTTCCAAACACTGCAGCCCAGCCCCCTGCAGCACCAGTTCCCCATGCCAGTGGTCCCTCCGCCTGAAGACCTCCTCACCGTGGAGGAACTTATTCACCATTATCTCAG TAAACCTGACCTGGCAGAGGAGGCAAAGAAAGGCCTGAAAAAACTGCTGGCTAATGAAGTCCCCATTGAGATAAAACCAGTCAACCCAGCACACTTTTACAGACTGGGTCCAGAGCAACCAAGAAGGCTGTTTTGGGGGCGAGCACGAGGACATATTG GGGAAGGTAACATGAAGCTGCACTGCTGCGTTGCTGCTTATGTGTCAGACTATGCTCTGCTGGGCACAGCGCTGCTGCCTTACCCAGAGTACAGGGCCAAGTTCGCCGCCTCGCTCGACCACTCCATGTGGTTCCACAGCACGTTCCGCAGTGATGAGTGGATGCTGTACGAGTGTGAGAGCCCATGGGCAG GGAGCAGCAGGGGACTGGTGCAGGGCCGAATGTGGAGAAGAGATGGGGTGCTGGCTGCCTCGTGTTCCCAGGAGGGTGTCCTGAGAGTGAAACCAGTCACTGAGCCCAGCAAATTATAG
- the acot8 gene encoding acyl-coenzyme A thioesterase 8 isoform X3, which translates to MDLIEVLRNFTLCRRRFQTNMAEKELGGSHESSGLIAKNNILEAKEALKSEQDEVSQRRNSQYQQDLKSVLVTSVLNLEKLDVDLYRGTHHWVPRTQRLFGGQIVGQALVAAAKSVSDSLYAHSLHCYFVRAGDPKVPVLYQVDRTRDGRSFTVRSVKAIQHGQPILICQASFQTLQPSPLQHQFPMPVVPPPEDLLTVEELIHHYLSKPDLAEEAKKGLKKLLANEVPIEIKPVNPAHFYRLGPEQPRRLFWGRARGHIGEGNMKLHCCVAAYVSDYALLGTALLPYPEYRAKFAASLDHSMWFHSTFRSDEWMLYECESPWAGSSRGLVQGRMWRRDGVLAASCSQEGVLRVKPVTEPSKL; encoded by the exons ATGGATCTAATTGAAGTGTTGAGAAACTTTACTTTG tgTAGAAGACGTTTCCAAACAAACATGGCGGAGAAAGAACTCGGCGGAAGTCATGAAAGTAGCGGTTTAATCgctaaaaacaatattttggAAGCTAAGGAGGCACTGAAATCAGAACAAGATGAAGTTTCGCAGAGACGTAACTCTCAGTATCAGCAGGACCTGAAAAGCGTCCTCGTCACCAGCGTTTTAAACCTGGAGAAGCTGGATGTCGACCTGTACCG GGGGACCCACCACTGGGTGCCCCGCACTCAGCGTCTGTTTGGAGGTCAGATAGTTGGCCAGGCCCTGGTGGCTGCAGCCAAGTCTGTCAGCGACAGCCTGTATGCCCACTCTCTGCACTGCTACTTTGTGCGAGCAG GTGATCCGAAGGTTCCGGTGCTTTACCAGGTGGACCGCACACGAGACGGCCGCAGCTTCACCGTGCGCTCTGTGAAAGCCATCCAGCATGGACAGCCCATACTAATCTGCCAAGCCTCCTTCCAAACACTGCAGCCCAGCCCCCTGCAGCACCAGTTCCCCATGCCAGTGGTCCCTCCGCCTGAAGACCTCCTCACCGTGGAGGAACTTATTCACCATTATCTCAG TAAACCTGACCTGGCAGAGGAGGCAAAGAAAGGCCTGAAAAAACTGCTGGCTAATGAAGTCCCCATTGAGATAAAACCAGTCAACCCAGCACACTTTTACAGACTGGGTCCAGAGCAACCAAGAAGGCTGTTTTGGGGGCGAGCACGAGGACATATTG GGGAAGGTAACATGAAGCTGCACTGCTGCGTTGCTGCTTATGTGTCAGACTATGCTCTGCTGGGCACAGCGCTGCTGCCTTACCCAGAGTACAGGGCCAAGTTCGCCGCCTCGCTCGACCACTCCATGTGGTTCCACAGCACGTTCCGCAGTGATGAGTGGATGCTGTACGAGTGTGAGAGCCCATGGGCAG GGAGCAGCAGGGGACTGGTGCAGGGCCGAATGTGGAGAAGAGATGGGGTGCTGGCTGCCTCGTGTTCCCAGGAGGGTGTCCTGAGAGTGAAACCAGTCACTGAGCCCAGCAAATTATAG